A genomic region of Desulfuromonas sp. TF contains the following coding sequences:
- a CDS encoding DegQ family serine endoprotease, protein MRKRSQRFTAAGFALLIAIGLGFLFSATPAIAREEGLESLRQSGQAFRGVAKKVSPAVVFIQVEQEVAAQDPAQYFSPSGSPFGDEFFRHFFGEPPRSQRPRQAPSKRRSVGQGSGFIISPDGYILTNNHVVDKADKVRVKTQDGREYTAKVVGADPPSDLAVIKIDKSDLPFLDLGDSDRLEVGDWVLAVGNPFGLSHTLTAGIVSAKGRNGIGLNDYENFIQTDAAINPGNSGGPLVDLDGEVVGINTAIFSRSGGYIGIGFAIPVNMARQIRDQLIEHGEVTRGRLGAYIQDLTTDLAESFGLKDTQGILVSEVMEGSSAEKAELQRGDVIRRVDGEKVSGAAELRNRIALTPPGTEVVLTVLRDGKEKHLTAVVGKLEGESGPATKPGKLPEIGLGLQALTPELAERLGYQGEKGVLIAAVAPNSPAADAGIERGDLIQEIDRQEVSDPDEAHRILMAAKGKTYLLLIRHGESTRYLTLKSEG, encoded by the coding sequence ATGAGAAAAAGATCTCAACGGTTCACGGCAGCCGGGTTCGCTCTGCTGATCGCCATCGGTCTCGGTTTCCTCTTTTCGGCGACGCCGGCAATCGCTCGGGAAGAGGGGCTGGAGAGTCTGCGCCAGAGCGGCCAGGCATTCCGCGGCGTGGCAAAGAAGGTCTCCCCGGCGGTGGTCTTCATCCAGGTGGAACAGGAGGTTGCCGCTCAGGATCCGGCCCAGTACTTCTCCCCTTCCGGCAGCCCTTTTGGCGATGAATTCTTCCGTCATTTCTTCGGCGAGCCGCCCCGGTCTCAGCGGCCGCGCCAGGCGCCGTCAAAGCGCCGTTCAGTCGGCCAAGGGTCGGGATTCATCATTTCTCCCGACGGCTATATCCTGACCAACAACCATGTGGTCGATAAAGCCGACAAGGTGCGGGTCAAGACGCAGGACGGTCGCGAATACACCGCCAAAGTCGTCGGCGCCGACCCTCCCAGCGACCTGGCGGTGATCAAGATCGATAAAAGCGATCTTCCTTTCCTGGATCTCGGCGACTCCGACCGGCTCGAGGTTGGAGATTGGGTACTGGCCGTCGGCAACCCCTTCGGACTCTCCCATACCCTCACCGCCGGCATCGTCAGCGCCAAGGGGCGAAACGGCATCGGCCTGAACGACTACGAAAACTTCATTCAGACCGATGCCGCCATCAACCCCGGCAATTCGGGCGGCCCGCTGGTCGACCTGGATGGCGAGGTGGTCGGAATCAATACCGCCATTTTCAGCCGTAGCGGCGGTTACATAGGGATCGGCTTCGCCATTCCGGTCAACATGGCCAGGCAGATCCGGGACCAGCTGATAGAGCACGGAGAGGTGACCCGCGGCCGACTCGGAGCCTATATCCAGGATCTGACCACGGATCTGGCCGAATCCTTCGGCCTGAAGGACACGCAGGGGATTCTGGTGTCCGAGGTGATGGAAGGCTCGTCGGCCGAAAAGGCGGAACTCCAGCGCGGGGACGTCATCCGCAGGGTCGACGGCGAAAAAGTCAGTGGCGCCGCCGAGCTCCGCAACCGGATCGCCCTCACCCCTCCCGGCACCGAGGTTGTCTTGACGGTCCTGCGCGATGGCAAGGAGAAGCATCTGACAGCCGTCGTCGGAAAGCTCGAAGGCGAGAGCGGGCCCGCGACCAAACCCGGCAAGCTGCCCGAGATCGGTCTAGGCCTGCAGGCGCTGACCCCCGAGCTGGCAGAGCGGCTCGGCTACCAGGGGGAGAAAGGGGTTCTGATCGCCGCCGTCGCGCCGAATTCCCCGGCTGCCGATGCCGGCATTGAACGGGGAGATCTGATTCAGGAAATTGATCGCCAGGAGGTGTCTGATCCCGACGAGGCGCACCGGATACTCATGGCGGCCAAAGGGAAAACCTACCTGCTGCTGATCAGACACGGCGAGTCGACCCGCTACTTGACATTGAAGAGTGAAGGCTGA
- a CDS encoding response regulator: MREKDLENPNPRILLAEDDHDLRELLAFSLFRAGYSVTSCGNGLELLERLEPHPEAGGERFDLVLTDLRMPALTGLEVLEALHDLPRRPPFVCMTAFGDASTHAAARKLGAALTIDKPFDLDQLIALVSVLCPLGRRKVNKPRRMS, encoded by the coding sequence ATGAGAGAGAAAGACCTTGAAAATCCCAACCCAAGGATTCTGCTCGCCGAAGACGATCATGACCTGCGGGAACTGCTCGCCTTCTCCCTGTTTCGTGCAGGATACAGTGTCACCAGTTGCGGCAACGGACTGGAATTGCTGGAACGCCTGGAGCCCCATCCGGAAGCGGGAGGCGAACGGTTCGATCTTGTATTGACCGACCTGCGCATGCCGGCCCTGACCGGCCTGGAAGTTCTCGAAGCCCTGCACGACCTGCCCCGGCGTCCCCCCTTTGTCTGCATGACCGCCTTCGGCGATGCCTCTACCCATGCGGCGGCCAGGAAGCTGGGAGCCGCTTTGACGATCGACAAGCCTTTCGACCTCGACCAACTCATCGCTCTTGTCAGCGTTTTGTGCCCATTGGGCAGAAGGAAAGTTAACAAACCAAGGAGAATGTCATGA
- a CDS encoding sigma-54 dependent transcriptional regulator, which translates to MNDIRPTGRILIVDDDQALCELLEETLARRGHRVRSARSARAAGEILHREEIDVVLTDLNMPGPSGIDLCAELRANRPDLPVVIMTAFGSLETAIAALRAGAYDFVTKPVDFDLLGFSLERALQHRQLQEKIRLLKDQVRLSRPQGELTGDSPVLQKVREQISRIADLDTSILISGESGTGKELVARALHRQSRRRKGPFVAINCAALPESLLESELFGHVRGAFTDARENRRGLFAEASGGTLFLDEIGELTLSLQPKLLRVLEERKVRPLGGGQEIDCDVRIVAASHRDLAEAVKEGSFRSDLYYRLNVIQIELPPLRARGNDILLLAQGFITELAGRFGKSVSGLAEPAAARLLAYRWPGNVRELRNVIERALALTLHDRITVEDLPEHLQESSGEIPYPSGTVDALSLLPLAEMERRYIDKVLDQVGGNRTLAARILGVDRKTLYRKLKED; encoded by the coding sequence ATGAACGATATCCGACCGACGGGCCGCATCCTGATCGTCGATGACGATCAGGCCCTGTGCGAACTGCTCGAGGAGACCCTGGCCCGGCGCGGTCATCGGGTCCGGAGCGCCCGCAGCGCCCGGGCTGCAGGGGAAATTCTCCACCGGGAAGAGATCGACGTGGTTCTGACCGATCTCAACATGCCGGGACCGAGCGGCATCGACTTATGCGCCGAGCTGCGCGCCAATCGCCCGGACCTGCCGGTGGTGATCATGACCGCTTTCGGTTCCCTGGAAACCGCCATCGCGGCCCTGCGGGCCGGCGCCTACGACTTCGTCACCAAACCGGTCGATTTCGACCTGCTCGGCTTCTCCCTGGAGCGGGCCCTGCAACATCGGCAGCTGCAGGAAAAAATCCGGCTTCTCAAGGATCAGGTTCGGCTCAGCCGGCCCCAGGGCGAATTGACCGGCGACAGCCCGGTGCTGCAAAAGGTCAGGGAACAGATCAGCCGCATTGCCGATCTGGACACCTCCATTCTGATCAGCGGTGAAAGCGGCACCGGAAAGGAGCTGGTCGCCCGGGCCCTGCACCGCCAGAGCCGGCGCCGAAAGGGCCCCTTCGTCGCCATCAACTGCGCCGCACTGCCGGAGAGCCTGCTGGAGAGCGAACTGTTCGGCCATGTGCGCGGCGCCTTCACCGATGCCCGGGAAAACCGCCGCGGCCTCTTTGCCGAGGCCTCGGGCGGCACCCTTTTCCTCGACGAGATCGGCGAACTCACATTGTCCCTGCAGCCGAAACTGTTGCGAGTGCTGGAGGAGCGCAAGGTCCGACCTCTGGGGGGAGGGCAGGAAATCGACTGCGACGTCCGGATCGTGGCCGCCAGCCATCGCGACCTGGCCGAAGCCGTCAAGGAGGGAAGCTTCCGGAGCGATCTCTACTACCGCCTCAATGTCATCCAGATCGAGCTGCCGCCGCTGCGCGCCCGGGGCAACGACATTCTGCTGCTGGCCCAGGGCTTTATCACCGAGCTCGCCGGCCGGTTCGGCAAATCGGTCAGCGGCCTGGCTGAGCCGGCCGCAGCCCGTCTGCTCGCCTATCGCTGGCCGGGAAACGTACGCGAACTGCGCAACGTCATTGAGAGGGCCCTGGCCCTCACCCTCCACGACCGCATCACCGTCGAAGACCTGCCCGAACATTTGCAGGAATCAAGCGGGGAGATCCCCTACCCGAGCGGGACCGTCGATGCGCTCTCGCTCCTCCCGCTGGCCGAGATGGAGCGCCGCTACATCGACAAAGTCCTCGACCAGGTCGGGGGCAACCGGACCCTGGCGGCGCGCATTCTGGGGGTGGATCGCAAGACCCTCTACCGCAAGTTGAAAGAGGACTAA